cacagatctggggaagggtaccacaaaatgtctgcagcaatgaaggtccccaagaacatagtggcctccatcattcttaaatggaagcagtttggaaccaccaagagtcttcctagagctggcctccggGCAGCTGAGCCATCGgaggaaaagggccttggtcagggaggtgaccaaaaacccgatggttactctgacagagctccagagttctgtggagataggagaaccttgcagcactccaccaatcaggactttatggtagagtggcggAAGCCACTACTctgtaaaaaggcacatgacagcccgcttgcagtttgccaaaaggcacctaaagactctcataccatgagaaacaagagaaacaagattgagaaacaagattctctggtctgatgaaaccaagattgaactctttggcctgaatgccaagcgtcacatctggaggaaacctggcaccatccctatggtgaagcatggtggtggcagcatcatgctgtggggatgtctttcagcggcagggactgggagactagtcaggatcgagggaaagatgaacgtagcaaagtacagagagatccttgatgaaaaccagatccagagcgctcaggacctcagacgggggcaaaatgttcaccttccaacagtacaatgacccaaagcatacagccaagacaacacatgagtggcttcggtacaagtctctgagtgtcattgagtggcccatacagagcccggacttgaacccgattgaacatctctggagagacccgaaaatatctgtgcagcgaaaCTCACCagctaacctgacagagcttgaggatctgcagagaaaaatgggagaaactccccaaatacaggtgtgccaagcttgtagcgtcatacccaagaatacttgaggctgtaatcgctgccaaaggtgcttcaacaatgtactgagtaaagggtcgaAAATATTACATTTACGGAAGTATTTaaggtttttatttgtaatatacttgcaaaatttctaaaaacatttttttgcctcgtcattatgggggtattgtatgtagattgatgaggtgaaaaagaaatttaatacattttagaataagactgaaacattacaaaatgtggaaaaagtgaaggggtctgaatactacccgaatgcactgtatgtacaagAGGATGTGGATAACACACATTGGTTAGTACAATATATTCTGGTAATAATgttattatatatacacacaaacatttTACTGTGCAAAAATAAGTTATTCACCAGTTATTTAACTTATTCGATCAGTCAATACTGTATTGTACCATTTCTCATACTATGATAATTTAAAGGGGAATGTATAAGAATATAAAATGtagaatataaaataaaataaacattttagcaaCCATGGTCCACAAACAGACTTTCCTCTATAATGTCCTAGAATGGCACTTGTCAAGAAACAGATCTAAGCTGCATCCcaattctccacccttctcccgAAGCGTGCACTTGCACATTATCCATCATAGTGGCTGAAACGTCCTCCAACCAACACTTACAGTAATCCAGTGCTTTTAAATCCATGATGGTGTACACTTAGGGAGGAGAACTGGGATTCAACAATAGCTTGTAGGACAGGGTGTAGAGGCTACAGGCTGATTCTGAACAGGTTCCTTTTTGTTAATCTTTCTATCAGAATCAAGTAGCCTACTGTGTAGCCTAGCCCACTGTGTAGCGTAGACTACTGTGTAGCCTAGTCTACTGAGTAGCGTAGCCTACTGTGTAACGTAGCCAGCCTAATTTTTAACATTATTTGGGGCATCATAAGACATGAACAGCCAATCAGGATCTATCACTCAACACTGATTGATATGCTTGTAAAACTcttgatttaaaaaatacaaaataattccGAAAAATCTTAAAAATGTTTGATGTCAGTACATgtgcagttgaagttggaagattacatacacttaggttggagtcattaaaactcgtttttcaaccagtccacaaatttcttgttaacaaactatagttttggcaagtcagttaggacatctactttgtgcaggacacaagtaatttttccaacaattgtttaaggacagattatttcacttataagtcagaagtttacataaactaagttgactgtgcctttaaaaagcttggaaaattccagaaaatgatgtcatgctttagaagcttctgataagctaattgacatcatgtgagtcaattggagatgtacctgtggacgcatttcaaggcctaccttcaaactcagtgcctctttgcttgacatcatgggaaaatcaaaataaatcagccaagacctcagcaaATAAATAGTAGACCTtctcaagtctggttcatccttgggagcaatttccaaacgcctgaaggtaccacgttcatctgtacaaacaatagtacgcaagtataaacaccatgggaccacacagccctcctaccactcaggaaggagacatgttctgactcctagagatgaacgtacttttgtgcgaaaagttcaaatcaatcccagaacaacagcaaaggaccttgtgaagatgctggagaaagcacgtacaaaaatatctatatccagagtaaaacgagtcctataaatcgacataacctgaaagtccgctcagcaatgaagaatccactgctccaaagccaccataaaaaacccagactacggtttgcaactgcacatggggacaaagattgtactttttggagaaatgtcctctggtctgatgaaacaaaaatagaactgtttggccataatgaccattacgtatggaggacaaagggggaggcttgcaagccgaagaacaccatcccaaccgtgaagcacaggggtggcagcatcatgttgtggggtgctttgctgcaggagggacttgtgcacttcacaaaatagatggcatcatgaggtaggacatttatgtggatatattgaagcaacatctcatgacatcagtcaggaagttaaagcttggtcttccaaatggacaatgaccccaagcatacttccaaagttgtgacaaaatggcttaaggacaacaaagtcaagctattggagtggccatcacaaagccctgacctcaatcctatagaaaatttgtggcagaactgaaaaagcatgtgcaagcaaggaggcctacaaacctgactcagatacatcagctctgacaggaggaatgggccaaaattcacccaacgtattgtgggaagcttgtggaaggctacccgaaatgttaaaccatttaaaggcaatgctaccaaatactaattgagtatgtaaacttctgaccccctgggaatgtgatgaaagacttaaaagctgaaataaataattatctcctattattctgacatttcgcattcttaaaataaagtgttgatcttaactgacctaaaacatggaatttttactaggattaaatgtcaggaattatgaaaaactgactttaaatgtactttgctaaagtgtatgtaaacttccgacttcaactgtattcccTCCCCCAAACATTCAAACAACTACAGCAGTTTGGGTGAACAATAAAAACACATTTCATATTAAAGTTAAAGACAAATGGGTTGATCATCACCACCAATTGTAAAATTGCTGGTATAGGCATAACATTATAAAGTTCCATCATAATATATTATTAGTCTATTATTTCCTTAACTTCCGCAATCATTACTGATTGGCCTCATAGGTGGCatatagcctagcggttagagtgttggaccagtaaccgaaaggtaaaAAAATCTgcagatgtgcccttgagcaaggcacttaaccctaatatGCTCCAGGGGTGCTGGACTGGTAAGGCTGACCatgtaaaacaacacaattcACTGCACCTTTCTGGTGTAAGTGAcaataaaacacatttttgtATATGTTGTATTAAAACCATTGGTTAAGACAGCACATGATAATATATGTTACACTATATTAATGCAGCAGAAAGTGCCTGGACCTGTTACCATATTAGGCTATGGGAGAGAGAGCTCTTGGGTgaagcttcccctaggtacagatctaggatcagcttcccttcCGCCAATCCATTAGTGGGGAAACTGGAGTGTCCGTGATAGCCAATCAAAAAGGAGGCTCATTTGAATCAAAAAGGAGGCTCATTTGAATCACTGTTCCCGGGACGGTCCTCACAGTCCCTTGTTGTAGGTCACCACCTTGCTATTGGTTGCCATGGCAATTTCAGGCTCAAGCTGAGACACCTCAATCTATTGAAATTGAACCAGAGAAAGAGAAGTAAGTACACAATACACCTACCAGTCCTCTGCAACACCTAATAGCCCTTCACAGTACCTCCAAACCCAAAACCTTTGTAGTTTGTTCTTAATTAGAAGTGAAGAAGGCAATGACAAGTGaagtgtgtgtgaggtgaattCCTCCCCAGCTGTCCAGGCAGCCTCCAgggatagcagcagcagtagtacctgagacatctgtgggaATAGGCTGATTGCCAGGGGCAGCGAGAGGCTGAAGGTAGCCAGACACACCAGGCTGTGGATGGGCAGCAACAGTCTCCGATTCGTCTGCAGGAATGGAAGTCTAACAGACATGAAGATTAGCACACATTTTGATATTGCCATTTGTATGGAGTACAATCTCAACACTAATACAATATTTCTTACATAGTAATTGTCAACAAGACAAAAAAATGTATGCCACAGACTGTTGATCTGTGCAGTCTGTTGATCTGCATGACATACTTTTCTAGGTAGGACATGATGATGGGAGGAAGGACAAAGATTGGCATCGGGAGGACCACTCTGGTAAAGGCAGTTTCCATAATTGCCTGGGGGGTAGAAAAAAATATTCTGCACATGATTCAATTCAAAATATTGCAACGTGTTGGATTAAATTCCCCCTTCCATGAGATTAGAAGGATATGGCATATGTGGAAAAAGGCATAAATATGTTAGACTAATAATAAATCATCAAATAAACCTGTTGTTTGTTCAACCTCATATGATGAATCATACCGACTTCAGTAGTGAACAGACTATTCAGAAACGGATTCTCCACACAAAAATACAAATGTCGCATTGAATATACAATATTAACAGTTTACAGACAACATATTTTGTCAGGAACACATCAAATAAAACACTAGAATGGTCATAGACATATTGACAACGTGATAACAGGACGGCCATCTTGGTCAGGGTATCTTTCAGTCTAAAGACCCCTCAAATTTGGAAAAATATTGCATTTGATATATCTTCACAGTATGTttgatagctagctagccagtcagtttTTGTGGAATGATATCATACATTTCATGGCCAGGAGGAAACAGTGTTTTTATACAGGCTTGTGTGAGTTCCGATGGCCAGCCACTCACATGTTTGGCAGCAATCTTTGAGGAGCCCACCACGTTCCCATTTCCGTCCAGCACGTCGATGCCCTCCGACAGCTCATTGTGCCTCATGAGGCCCACATTGCAAATGTTGGCACTGGCTGAGGAAGTGGAGAAGACTGGTTGTGAAAGTGCCGCTGCATAACATTCAGCTGACATTGAGACCTACCTGTTTAAAGACTGTAAAAATGTGTCTTTCCTCCCACCCATACTTGAAGTAATCACTAATCCAACAACTAGACTACTTTAAAAATGGAAGGAAGTGTAGATGCATTTTAAGAGTATTCCAACATGACCAACGCATGTATTTCACATTAATTTGTTTGGAGGATTCCACTTCAGCAAGTGATTTCTATAGATCAGCCCTCAGTAAGGACATAGGTTACACATGTACAACTAGGGAGAGCTTACAGTATAACCTTGTCAACATTGAACAGTGATCAAGGTAGTAGGAGGATAGCTATTAGCTACACAATGCTAACCACACAAAGCTTACAGAGtgaacttccggcgccgacagagatggccgcctcgtttgacgttcctaggaaactatgcagtattttgtttttttacgtgttatttatgacattggtaccccaggtaatcttaggttttattgtatacagtcgggaggaactactggatataagagcaacgttaactcaccatcattacgaccaggaatacgactttcccgaagcggatcctgtgttttgcccaccacctgGGACAATGTTTCAGATCACAGCCGGCGTACCAATACAATGACGCCGTAAAAGGGCGAAGCAGTCTTcaggtcaggctccggagacgggcacatcgcgcaccgctcccgagcatactactcgccaatgtccagtctcttgacaacaaggctgatgaaatccgagcacgggtagcattccagagagacatccgagactaacgttctttgcatcacggaaacatggctcactcgagacacgctatcggagtaggtacagccagctggtttcttcacgcgtcgcgccgacagaaacaagcatctttctggtaagaagaggggcgggggggtatgccttaagattaacgagacgtggtgtgatcataacaacaaaACAggaagtccttctgttcacctgacttagaattcctcacaatcaaatgtcgaccgcattatctaccaagagaattctcttcgattataatcacagccgcatatattcccccccacAAGCAGACACAGacggccctgaacaaactttatttgactctatgtaaactggaaaccacatatcctgaggctgcattcattgtagctggggattttaacaaggctaatctgaaaacaagactccctaaattatatcagcatatcgattgtgctaccagggctggtaaacccctggatcattgttattctagcttccgcgatgcatataaggccctcccccgccctccttttggaaaagctgaccacgactccattttgttgcttccagcctatagacagaaactaaaacaggaagctcccgctcTCAGGtttgttcaacgctggtccgaccaatcggattccatgcttcaagattgctccgatcacgtggactgggatatgttccgcattgcgtcaaacaacaacattgacaaatacgctgattcggtgagcgagttcattagcaagtgcattggcgatgtcgtacccacagcatctattaaaacattccccaaccagaaaccgtggattgatggcagcattcgtgcaaaactgaaagcgtgaaccactgcttttaaccagggcaaggtgaccggaaacatgaccgaatacaaacagtgtagctattccctccgcaaggcaatcaaacaagctaagcgtcagtatagagacaaagtagagtcgcaattcaacggctcagacacaagaggtatgtggcagggtctacagtcaatcacggattacaaaaagaaaaccagccccgtcgtggaccaggatgtcttgctcacagacagactaaacaacttctttgctcgctttgaggacaatacagtgccactgacacggcccgctaccaaaacctgcggactctgtgagtaaaacatttaaacgtgttaaccctcgcaaggctgcaggcccagacggcatccccagccgagACCTctgagcatgcgcagaccagctggatggtgtgtttacggacatattcaagcaatccttatcccagtctgctgttcccacaagCTTCAAGAggattgttcctgttcccaagaaagctaaggtaactgagctatacgactaccgccccgtagcactcactcccgtcatcatgaagtgctttgagagactagtcaaggaccatatcacctccaccctacctgacaccctagacccactccaatttgcttaccgccccaataggtccacaaacgacgcaatcacaaccacactgccctaacccatctggacaagaagaatacctatgtgagaatgctgttcatcgaatacagctcagcatttaacaccatagtacccttcaaactaatcattaagctcgagaccctaggtctcgaccccgccctgtgcaactgggtactggacatcctgacgggccgcctccaggtggtgagggtaggtaacaccatctccaccctgctgatcctcaacactggggccccacaagggtgcgttctgagccctctcctgtactccctgttcacccacgactgcgtggccatgcacgcctccaactcaatcatcaagtttgcagacgacactacagtggtaggcttgattaccaacaacgacgagacggcctacagggaggaggtgagggcccttggagtgtggtgtcaggaaaataacctcacactcaacatcaacaaaactaaggagatgatcgtggacttcaggaaacagccgagggagcacccccctatccacatcgacgggacagtagtggacaGGGTAGAAGGTTTTAAGTTCCTCgtcgtacacatcacggacaaactgaattggtccacccacagacAGCatgatgaagaaggcgcagcagctcctcttcaacctcaggaggctgaagaaatttggcttgtcaccaaaagcactcacaaacctttgcagatgcacaatcgagagcatcctgtcaggctgtatcaccgcctggtacggcaactgctccgcccacaaccgtaaggctctccagagggtagtgaggtctgcacaacgcatcaccgggggtaaactacctgccctccaggacacctacaccacccgatgtcacaggaaggccataaagatcatcaaggacaacaaccacctgagccactgcctgttcaccccgctatcatccagaaggcaaggtcagtacaggtgcatcaaagcagggaccgagagactgaaaaacagtttctatctcaggccatcagactgttaaacagccatcactaacattgagtggctgctgccatacatgtaaaaaaaaatgtatcactagccactttaaacaatgccacttaatataatgtttacataccctacattactcatctcatatgtatatacagtactctataccatctactgcatcttgcttaAGCCGttttgtaccatcactcattcatatatatttatgtacatatttgtgtgtacatttgtgtgtataaaaggtagctgttgtgaaatttttaggttagattactcgttggttattactgcattgtcggaactagaagcacaagcatttcgctactcacattaatatctgctaaccatgtgtatgtgacaagtcAAATTGGATTTGAGTGGACGTTATTTATAATAaaagggttacatggagaaaatcgggcttctctgaaatgaaaatggatggtcctcccttcagcaaaatatATTTCACCGAAACTCTCCCTGAATGTTTGAAAAGAAACAAGTGACCATCCCATGTACCCAAAATAATAACTAAAACAAAGTGGATAGCAGAAAAcatgtgtcacgttctgtccatcgttcgtatgtgttttccttgttttagtgttggtcaggacgtgagctgggtgggcattctatgtttggcctgatatggttctcaatcagaggcaggtttagtcattgtctctgattgggaaccatatttagctagcctgttttgtgttgggttttgtgggtgattgttcctgtctctgtgttttgcaccagatagggctgtttttggttttccacgttcattgttttgtagtgttcatgtttatccgtttttggttaaacatgagtcaatataaccacgctgcgttttggtcctcctctacttcaccacaggaaaaccctgacagaatcacccaccaaccaaggaccaagcggcgtggtaacggacaacggcaaaagcagcagcaggagaaggaacagaggcagcagcaacaggagcagcagcagtgggagatgctgcactatttggataaatggacttgggaggagatccttgatggagtaggaccctgggcagagccatggatggaattggagctgtcggtgaagcagagtgctgagtcggagagtgtggaggatgtattggacagagtagaaagaaagctgttggtttggcatagtatgcacggcataccagtgccagcaccacgcatcaggcctagagtgcgtcccgcctgtccagcgctgccggagccttcctcctctccagcgcagccagagtctcccgcctgtccggcgctgtcagagctaccgcccctcatgccagaggcgccagagcccctcattccagaggcacctgtgctcctcagtccagcgctACCAGAGCCTTTTTctcctgtctgcccagcgccgccagtctgcccagcgccgccagtctgcccagcgccgccagtctgcccagcgccgccagtctgccaggatccgccagtctgccaggatctgccagtcagccaggatccgccagtcagccaggatccgccagtcggccaggatctaccagtcagccaggatcagttagatccgccagtctgccaggatccgccagtctgccaggatccgccagaactgccagtcagccaggatccgccagtctgccaggatccgccagtcggccaggatctgccagtcagccaggatcagttagatccgccattcagccaggatccgcaagaagtgccagtcggccaggatctgccagtcggccaggatctgcagtcagccaggatccgccagtctgccaggatctgccaggatcagttagatccgccattcagccaggatccgccagtgtgccaccTGTCACCTTCtctccatcgttcgtatgtgttttccttgttttagtgttggtcaggacgtgagctgggtgggcattctatgttgtgtgtctggtttgtctatttctatgtttggcctgatatggttctcaatcagaggcaggtgttagtcattgtctctgattgggaaccatatttaggtagcctgttttgtgttgggttttgtgggtgattgttcctgtctctgtgttttgcaccagatagggctgtttttggttttccacgttcattgttttgtagtgttcatgtttatccgtttttgattaaacatgagtcaatataaccacactgcttttggtcctcctctacttcaccacaggaaaaccctgacaacATGTCTACGTTGTCCCCTCACATCTTGGatagaccagagccttagatGTGCAGGTTACAAAACTGTTCTTCATCCAGTAAGCATTACATGGCAACACAGACATTTTGATAGAGCTGAGGGCCAGAAGGTTGTTGGTACGCAGACCACCATGCACAAGAGTAGGGGTGGAAAGATCTCCTTTAGATTAATGCAATGCTTTTACTATATCATCGTATTTGCAGGTCCAAGAAAAGTGCCTTTTATAAACATTTAATGCAATTCCACGTCATTTTACATATCAGAATGTTTTTCACCCCCACACAAATTACATGCTaaattaaactaggcaagtcggttaagaacaacatatttacaatgacggcctactctggccaaacccggactcccaatcatggccggatgtgatacggcctggaatcgaaccaggtactatagtgacgcctcttgcactgagatgcagtgccttagaccattgTACCACTCGGGAGCCAAAATCAGTGTGCCTTATTTGCAACAAAACTGTCCGTTTGCAAATAATTAAGTCTGAGACGTCATTAGGAATCTTTCAAAagttaggcctacctttccaccctagGCAGAGTAGACCTAATGACGCAGAATAATGTAAGCTTTATCTGCTGGCTACTCTTCTTCTGTGGCTTAACCCAACGAGAGAAGGTCACAAGTGTTTCTCTAAAAGTTGTCTGGGTTTAAACATCTTCTATTTTACAGAAAGTGAATAGCTTAATTAAGCGATAGTGACAGAATtagattacttcccaagcaaagtaCATTTGTCTCCTCGGCTATAGAAGGTTGTAGCTCAGCCTCTAAATGTCAAACAAACGAAACAATGATATCCCCCATATGCATTGGAGTCATGGTCTTTCTAGCAGAAAGCAACACGGACGAAAGCTCTGCTATAGATCCATTTATTTTCTTCAAAATTTAAGCTAACAAGGGTTAGGTCTGTGATTTTCTTTAATAAAAAGGTAGGCCTATGGcataccctctcatacccccTCAATTCAAGTCTTGGTTTGAACTTAACAGCCCTTCACTGATATGAAGGTAGGCTATTTAAAGAGTGCATGGTGGGTGGAGGATATAGCAACCTATAGCCTAATTTCATCATTCAAACAGATAGGCCTACCTCTTTCTTAAATAGGAAtaaataggctccaacacaaagccATTGTTGGTAGTAAAGTGTCATTAAAATGAGGACTGTTGAAATTAATTATGCCTACTCGAATTTGCCGATTTATTGTGCTATGGCTGCTGCTTCAAGGTTCAGAACCACAATGTAAGTTACTagaatatatttaaatatatacagttgcac
This window of the Oncorhynchus keta strain PuntledgeMale-10-30-2019 chromosome 4, Oket_V2, whole genome shotgun sequence genome carries:
- the sfxn5a gene encoding sideroflexin-5a isoform X3 yields the protein MPFRMSGYVPFGTPIVVGLLLPNQTVVSTIFWQWLNQSHNACVNYSNRNATKPTPTSTFLQGYFGAVTSAVSLAVGLNVLIQRANRLSPATQIIIQRLIPFPAVASANICNVGLMRHNELSEGIDVLDGNGNVVGSSKIAAKHAIMETAFTRVVLPMPIFVLPPIIMSYLEKLPFLQTNRRLLLPIHSLVCLATFSLSLPLAISLFPQMSQIEVSQLEPEIAMATNSKVVTYNKGL